A portion of the Paenibacillus hamazuiensis genome contains these proteins:
- a CDS encoding extracellular solute-binding protein → MKNVSRKRWLATGTSALLSVSLVAGCSGSGTGSKTTGKQVVEEPPKLETLTYWVGLAGNVAATLKSFGDMTVYQELQKKTGVKVEFQHPPAGQEKDQFNLMITGKKLPDVIEYGWTGYPGGPEKAIKDKKIIKLNDIIDKHAPNLKKILDANPDWKKQVMTDEGSIYSFPFLRGDDYLLVSNGIALRKDWLEKLNLKMPETLDDWYNVLTAIKKSDPNGNGKPDEIPLLIGKGDMGGAVPFLGSFGVNYDFYHVNGKVSYGPIQPEYKQFLTLMNKWYKEGLLDPDFAVTDSKLKDAKITGNQLFATVMSTGSGIGNYTSLVKNKIPGFKLAAAPFPVVNKGDKKMWSAKTFNFSGAVGAAISTSNTNPEATAKWLDYAYSNEGMMLFNFGVEGVSYKMVNGYPTYTDDIMNPKDLSVAQAMARHVRANFNGPFVQDKRYMEQYAAMPEQKESIRIWSEPTNERKLPLVTPTSDESSKFASIMNDVNTFKDEMFNKFIMGAEPLDNFDKYVKTIEGMGIQEATKIQQAALERYNKR, encoded by the coding sequence ATGAAAAATGTCAGTCGGAAAAGATGGCTCGCCACAGGCACCTCGGCGCTGCTGTCCGTGTCGCTCGTCGCTGGGTGCAGCGGTTCGGGCACGGGGAGCAAGACGACCGGAAAGCAGGTGGTCGAAGAACCGCCAAAATTGGAAACGCTTACGTATTGGGTCGGCTTGGCTGGCAATGTAGCTGCAACGTTAAAAAGCTTCGGAGATATGACGGTTTATCAGGAGCTGCAAAAAAAGACCGGAGTGAAGGTGGAATTCCAGCATCCCCCGGCAGGGCAAGAAAAAGATCAGTTTAATCTGATGATTACCGGAAAAAAACTGCCCGATGTAATCGAATACGGTTGGACGGGGTATCCCGGCGGGCCGGAGAAAGCGATCAAAGATAAAAAAATCATCAAGCTGAACGACATCATCGATAAACATGCCCCCAACTTGAAAAAAATATTGGATGCCAATCCGGATTGGAAAAAGCAGGTTATGACGGACGAAGGCAGTATTTACAGCTTTCCGTTTCTGCGCGGCGACGATTATTTGTTGGTCAGCAACGGGATCGCGCTCCGCAAAGATTGGCTGGAAAAGCTGAATCTGAAAATGCCGGAGACGCTCGACGACTGGTATAACGTGCTGACGGCAATCAAGAAAAGCGACCCGAACGGCAACGGCAAGCCGGACGAAATTCCGCTCTTGATCGGCAAAGGCGATATGGGCGGAGCGGTGCCGTTTCTCGGCTCGTTCGGCGTCAATTACGATTTTTACCACGTCAATGGAAAAGTGAGCTACGGGCCGATTCAGCCGGAATATAAGCAGTTTCTCACATTGATGAACAAGTGGTACAAGGAAGGGCTGCTGGATCCGGATTTCGCCGTCACCGACAGCAAGCTGAAGGACGCGAAGATCACGGGGAACCAGCTGTTCGCCACCGTGATGAGCACCGGCTCGGGGATCGGCAACTACACCTCGCTCGTTAAAAATAAAATTCCCGGATTCAAGCTTGCGGCGGCTCCGTTCCCCGTCGTCAACAAGGGAGACAAAAAAATGTGGAGCGCCAAGACGTTCAACTTCTCGGGCGCGGTGGGCGCTGCGATTTCCACCTCGAATACGAATCCGGAAGCGACGGCCAAATGGCTCGATTATGCCTACAGCAACGAAGGCATGATGCTGTTTAACTTCGGGGTGGAGGGCGTCTCTTATAAGATGGTGAATGGTTATCCGACCTACACGGACGACATCATGAATCCTAAGGATTTGTCGGTAGCCCAAGCGATGGCCCGCCATGTGCGCGCCAATTTCAACGGTCCTTTCGTGCAGGACAAAAGGTATATGGAACAGTATGCAGCCATGCCCGAGCAGAAGGAGTCGATCCGGATCTGGTCGGAGCCGACCAACGAAAGGAAGCTGCCGCTCGTCACGCCGACTTCGGATGAGAGCAGCAAGTTCGCTTCGATCATGAACGATGTGAATACGTTCAAAGACGAGATGTTCAACAAGTTTATTATGGGCGCGGAGCCGCTCGATAACTTCGACAAGTATGTGAAAACGATCGAAGGTATGGGAATCCAGGAAGCGACCAAAATTCAGCAGGCCGCTTTGGAAAGATACAACAAACGATAA
- a CDS encoding ABC transporter permease has product MDTVKTAAGAARKRARSEMSIWLTIGRDLRRNKLLYLMVLPVIAYYVIFDYGPMYGLQIAFKDYSPGDGIWGSPWVGFDHFVEFFNSYYFWRLIRNTLLINVYELIFGFPAPIVLALLLNELRRQYFKRIVQTITYLPHFISVVVVVGMLVDFLARDGIVNQLLSSFGIASKSYLSEPEWFRFIYVSSGIWQQVGWSSIIYLAALSNIDPTLYEAAKVDGAGRWKQMLHITIPGIMPTVIILLILKMGSMMSVGSEKILLMYNPLTYDTADVISTFVYRKGILEANYSYTAAVGLFNAVIAFTLLVLSNSISKRVSETKLW; this is encoded by the coding sequence ATGGATACGGTCAAAACGGCCGCAGGAGCCGCCCGGAAGCGGGCTCGTTCCGAGATGAGCATATGGTTGACGATAGGCCGCGATTTAAGGCGCAACAAGCTGCTCTATTTGATGGTTTTGCCGGTCATCGCGTATTACGTGATTTTCGATTACGGTCCGATGTACGGTTTGCAGATAGCTTTTAAAGATTACAGCCCGGGTGACGGCATATGGGGCAGCCCGTGGGTCGGCTTCGATCATTTTGTGGAATTTTTCAACAGCTATTATTTTTGGCGGTTAATCCGCAACACGCTTCTGATCAATGTGTATGAGCTGATTTTCGGTTTTCCCGCGCCGATCGTCCTCGCGCTGCTGCTGAACGAACTGCGCCGGCAGTATTTCAAAAGGATTGTTCAGACGATCACTTATTTGCCGCATTTTATATCGGTTGTCGTCGTGGTCGGGATGCTGGTCGACTTTTTGGCCAGAGACGGGATTGTGAACCAACTGCTGTCCTCTTTCGGCATTGCGTCCAAGTCGTATTTGTCCGAGCCGGAATGGTTTCGTTTCATTTACGTTTCTTCGGGCATTTGGCAGCAGGTCGGTTGGAGCTCCATCATCTATTTGGCCGCGCTGTCGAATATCGATCCCACACTGTACGAAGCAGCCAAAGTCGACGGGGCGGGGCGGTGGAAGCAGATGCTGCACATCACCATTCCGGGGATTATGCCGACCGTCATCATTTTGCTCATTTTGAAAATGGGTTCGATGATGTCCGTCGGCAGCGAGAAAATTTTGCTCATGTACAATCCGCTGACCTACGATACGGCCGATGTGATCTCCACCTTCGTGTACCGCAAAGGGATTTTGGAGGCGAATTACAGCTACACGGCAGCCGTAGGATTATTTAACGCCGTTATCGCCTTTACCCTGCTTGTCCTCTCCAACAGCATAAGCAAGCGGGTAAGCGAGACGAAGTTATGGTAG
- a CDS encoding carbohydrate ABC transporter permease, with protein MIKPTLGEKTFDALNVTAMIVLCFLTLYPFLFVAFSSLSDPGLLAQHRGLLWKPYGFSLNAYKAVFANPNILSGYRNTLFYVVVGTFFNLIMTALGAYFLSRRNVFFKNAIMFMIVVTMFFQGGLIPTYLLVSNLGLTDTPWAMIIPGAINTWNLIIMRTSFQAVPVSLEESAKIDGASEWTVMWRIILPLSIPVMAVMVLFYAVGHWNAWFNAMIYLRDRELYPLQLILREILITNSTDNMTTDASGVDKMPIGEAIKYATIMVATIPILVLYPFLQKYFVKGVMIGALKE; from the coding sequence ATGATCAAACCGACTTTAGGCGAAAAAACGTTCGATGCGCTGAACGTGACCGCAATGATCGTTCTTTGTTTTTTGACGTTGTACCCGTTTTTGTTCGTCGCCTTTTCATCGCTCAGCGATCCGGGATTGCTGGCGCAGCACCGCGGTTTGTTATGGAAGCCGTACGGCTTTAGCTTAAATGCGTATAAAGCCGTTTTTGCCAATCCGAACATTTTGAGCGGTTACCGGAATACACTGTTTTATGTCGTCGTAGGAACATTCTTTAATCTGATTATGACGGCGCTCGGGGCATATTTTCTTTCCCGGCGAAACGTTTTTTTTAAAAACGCGATTATGTTTATGATCGTCGTCACGATGTTTTTTCAGGGAGGGCTTATTCCGACTTACCTGCTTGTCAGCAATCTGGGGCTTACCGATACGCCGTGGGCGATGATTATTCCCGGAGCGATCAATACATGGAATTTGATCATTATGCGCACTTCGTTCCAGGCCGTGCCGGTCAGTCTCGAGGAGTCGGCGAAAATCGACGGAGCGAGCGAATGGACCGTGATGTGGCGGATTATTCTTCCTCTGTCGATTCCGGTTATGGCCGTCATGGTGCTGTTTTACGCCGTCGGCCACTGGAACGCCTGGTTTAATGCGATGATTTATTTGCGCGACCGCGAGCTGTATCCTCTGCAGCTTATTTTGCGGGAAATTCTTATCACGAACAGCACGGACAACATGACGACCGATGCGTCCGGTGTCGATAAGATGCCGATCGGAGAAGCGATCAAATACGCCACAATCATGGTCGCCACGATTCCGATCCTGGTGCTGTATCCGTTCCTGCAAAAATATTTCGTCAAAGGGGTCATGATCGGGGCGCTCAAGGAGTAG
- a CDS encoding helix-turn-helix domain-containing protein, producing the protein MVRIKGIPRGSAFITLLLSYLAVFLLPLALGSILYTKTINIMTDNANRANLAMLEQLRQVMDSKLRDVEMMSQQIALNPKLQWLMNNAETAESADAYKFVEFVSDHMSRYRNVSDLIQGYYVYFGANDTVLLPTAKTTADVLYERLYLPVGTSFHTWRSELLGSPHYQDYFPVTYETPSGTLDTITYVQTLPLGEPSEIRGALVILLDMNQVRSMLSKIESANQSSVYILDRGDRVIAGKNSESLRWDKILQEVSASGVPYEYEDNGVDMMLSYTVSEHNGWKYVHVMPKQVYLERVNSLRNWMITLLLICLAGGGAAISFWLHRNYAPLQAVVRALQKEKPAQTGQPANEYEFIRETIRMTMNEERELRKILSRQTPVIRASFLSRFIRGHVDASRMTEESLQFMDIRLVSEYFAVILIDIADFSRFSADQSERQWALVRFIISNIAGDLIRERQWGYAVELDQRRIALLVNFYAERRAEAPQELDSIAARLKQVIEERFKTYMTVAIGDVHEGLDRVCESYFEALSALDYKMFRGHGAIIRYREIADADRHYYYPIETEIQLINFTKSGDVENVDKLIGNLFHAHFSQRRITPELGRSLFNNMVSTLWKIINPMDPLYREVFGAGFDPLRELSVCPTVEEMKLKIRDWFLDLCQYLNASRSSHGRQLAERIAAYIERHYGDDMLSLTTIAEHFGLTPQYLSAFYKKQTGMNLTDYLTRVRIDEAKKLMQDKKLTFTQIANKVGYANDIGFIRVFKKYEGTTPGKYRESL; encoded by the coding sequence ATGGTGCGGATTAAAGGCATACCGCGCGGAAGCGCTTTTATCACCCTCTTATTGTCCTATTTGGCCGTTTTCCTGCTTCCTCTTGCCCTCGGATCGATTCTGTACACGAAGACCATCAACATTATGACGGACAACGCCAACCGGGCGAACCTGGCGATGCTGGAGCAGCTTCGCCAGGTGATGGACAGTAAGCTGAGGGATGTCGAGATGATGTCCCAGCAGATCGCTTTGAATCCGAAGCTGCAGTGGCTGATGAATAACGCCGAAACGGCCGAATCCGCGGATGCGTACAAATTCGTCGAGTTCGTGTCGGATCATATGTCGCGGTATCGAAATGTAAGCGATCTCATACAAGGCTATTATGTCTACTTCGGTGCGAACGATACGGTTTTGCTGCCGACCGCCAAAACAACGGCGGATGTGCTGTATGAACGGCTGTATTTGCCGGTCGGCACCAGCTTTCATACGTGGCGCAGCGAGCTGCTCGGAAGCCCCCATTATCAGGATTATTTTCCTGTCACCTACGAGACGCCAAGCGGCACGCTCGATACGATCACCTACGTTCAGACGCTTCCCCTCGGGGAGCCATCCGAGATTCGCGGCGCGCTGGTCATTTTGCTCGATATGAACCAGGTTCGCAGCATGCTGTCCAAGATCGAATCCGCCAATCAAAGCTCGGTTTACATTCTTGATCGAGGGGACCGCGTTATCGCCGGGAAAAACAGCGAGTCGCTCCGCTGGGATAAGATCCTGCAGGAAGTAAGTGCGAGCGGCGTACCGTACGAATACGAGGATAACGGCGTCGATATGATGCTGTCTTATACCGTATCCGAGCATAATGGCTGGAAATACGTTCATGTCATGCCCAAGCAGGTTTATCTGGAGCGGGTCAATTCGCTGAGAAATTGGATGATCACCTTGCTCCTGATTTGCCTGGCCGGCGGCGGAGCGGCGATCAGCTTCTGGCTGCACCGCAATTACGCCCCGCTGCAGGCCGTGGTACGCGCGCTTCAGAAGGAGAAGCCGGCGCAAACGGGGCAGCCGGCCAACGAATACGAGTTTATCCGGGAAACGATTCGCATGACCATGAACGAGGAACGGGAGCTTCGGAAAATTTTGAGCCGCCAAACTCCGGTCATTCGGGCGAGCTTTCTGTCTCGCTTCATCCGCGGGCATGTGGACGCTTCCCGAATGACGGAGGAGTCGCTGCAGTTTATGGATATTCGCCTCGTCTCCGAATATTTTGCCGTCATCCTGATCGACATCGCCGATTTCAGCAGGTTCAGCGCCGATCAATCGGAACGTCAGTGGGCGCTCGTTCGCTTTATCATTTCCAACATTGCAGGCGACTTGATCCGCGAGCGGCAATGGGGATACGCGGTGGAACTGGATCAGCGCCGGATCGCTCTGCTGGTCAATTTTTACGCGGAGCGGCGTGCGGAAGCGCCGCAGGAGCTGGACAGCATCGCCGCCCGGCTCAAGCAGGTTATCGAAGAGCGGTTTAAAACGTATATGACGGTTGCGATCGGGGACGTGCACGAAGGATTGGACCGGGTCTGCGAATCGTATTTCGAGGCGCTCAGCGCTCTGGACTACAAAATGTTCAGAGGTCACGGCGCAATCATTCGCTACCGCGAAATTGCGGATGCCGACCGCCACTACTATTATCCGATCGAAACGGAAATTCAGCTGATCAACTTCACAAAAAGCGGCGATGTGGAAAATGTCGACAAGCTGATCGGCAATTTGTTCCATGCGCATTTCAGTCAGCGGCGGATTACTCCCGAGCTTGGAAGAAGCCTGTTCAACAACATGGTCAGCACGTTATGGAAAATCATCAATCCGATGGACCCGTTATACCGCGAAGTGTTCGGCGCAGGCTTCGACCCGTTAAGGGAGCTGTCCGTTTGTCCGACGGTGGAGGAGATGAAGCTGAAAATCCGCGACTGGTTCCTCGATTTGTGCCAATATTTGAATGCAAGCCGCAGCAGCCACGGTCGGCAGCTTGCGGAAAGGATCGCCGCGTACATCGAACGGCATTACGGCGACGACATGCTCAGCCTGACGACGATCGCCGAGCATTTCGGGCTGACGCCGCAGTATTTGTCGGCGTTTTACAAGAAGCAGACGGGGATGAACCTGACCGATTATTTGACGCGGGTGCGCATTGACGAGGCGAAAAAACTGATGCAGGACAAAAAGCTGACGTTTACGCAAATCGCGAACAAAGTCGGTTACGCAAACGATATCGGGTTTATTCGGGTATTTAAAAAATATGAAGGAACGACGCCCGGAAAATATCGCGAATCGCTGTAA
- a CDS encoding HelD family protein, whose product MEPTIQDAFTEESERLDQVLHEIDSQLAYLRKIPVYHGPDHTEQVLESIRDTKRKQLAIASGEPYFGRLDFHESGKPGPSPLYIGKVGVDRENSGELLVIDWRAPVASLFYSFTGGSETASYESPEGLIEGLVYLKRNIVIRKQILQRVVDTFNKADGDMSVTDEFLLYRLGENKDNKLRDIVSTIQAEQDRIIRAAKNTALIIQGVAGSGKTTVALHRLAFLLYQYREQIRAEKMIIFAPNRMFLDYISGVLPELGVGHIQQTTFADWALELLEHEVKLTDPASRLKLWFAVGPGRPTVTPETPSRFKGSLAFLQWLEKCMILFEANFLPPAAFVPWEGHSLPAETIRQWYEVENKHYPPAKRRERVLARIKRWLEMELDKIWEQSRKKELKKKSAARLRDYTKAWTEHTPFSLYRTLLSPAERPVWLPEVLLRELPEAVYANTDKLFRKKLVDPDDLAPLLYLRNRLHGIEAELMFDHTVIDEAQDFSPLQVALLQQHTRNQSFTILGDLSQGIHAYQGIEAWSEFEALFPEEQRGYFQLERSYRSTMEIIYFADEVLKRSRTDTPLAVPVFRSGDPVRLVKTPAGGMHEALVRAARELQAAQAITTVAVIGRTEDDCAQLHSALKAAGLEAHLIEAGQMSYQGGLSVVPVYLAKGLEFDAVLIADVDKRRYEPTPQDGKLLYVGCTRALHELRLFYSGEPSDLIAGIEGDFAVHA is encoded by the coding sequence TTGGAACCTACGATTCAGGATGCTTTTACCGAAGAATCAGAACGGCTGGATCAAGTGCTTCATGAAATCGACTCCCAGTTAGCTTATTTGCGAAAAATTCCCGTTTACCACGGACCCGATCACACGGAGCAGGTGCTCGAATCGATCCGCGATACGAAGCGCAAGCAGCTTGCCATCGCCAGCGGAGAGCCGTATTTCGGAAGGCTCGATTTTCACGAATCCGGCAAACCCGGCCCTTCCCCGCTGTACATCGGCAAGGTCGGCGTCGACCGGGAAAACAGCGGTGAGCTGCTCGTGATCGATTGGCGGGCTCCTGTAGCCAGCTTGTTTTATTCGTTTACCGGGGGCAGCGAAACGGCCTCCTACGAAAGCCCCGAAGGTTTGATCGAGGGGCTTGTTTATTTGAAGCGCAACATCGTCATCCGCAAGCAGATTTTGCAGCGTGTTGTCGATACGTTTAACAAGGCGGACGGCGATATGTCCGTAACCGACGAGTTTTTGCTCTACCGGCTCGGCGAGAACAAGGATAACAAGCTGCGGGACATCGTTTCCACGATACAAGCCGAACAGGACCGCATCATTCGCGCCGCGAAAAATACCGCTCTCATCATCCAGGGCGTCGCCGGAAGCGGCAAAACGACCGTCGCCCTGCACCGTCTCGCCTTTCTCCTCTATCAATACCGCGAACAAATCCGTGCGGAAAAAATGATTATTTTCGCACCGAACCGGATGTTTCTCGATTACATTTCCGGCGTGCTGCCGGAGCTCGGCGTCGGTCACATCCAGCAAACGACGTTTGCCGATTGGGCATTGGAGCTTTTGGAGCATGAAGTGAAGCTGACCGATCCGGCGTCCCGGCTGAAGCTTTGGTTCGCGGTCGGTCCGGGCCGGCCGACGGTGACGCCGGAAACGCCCAGCCGTTTTAAGGGCTCCCTCGCCTTTCTGCAATGGCTGGAAAAATGCATGATCTTGTTCGAAGCGAACTTCCTTCCTCCGGCCGCATTCGTTCCTTGGGAGGGACATTCGCTGCCGGCGGAGACGATTCGGCAGTGGTATGAGGTGGAGAACAAGCATTATCCGCCGGCAAAACGCCGAGAGCGCGTGCTGGCGAGGATCAAGCGCTGGCTCGAGATGGAGCTGGATAAAATATGGGAACAGTCGCGCAAAAAAGAGCTGAAAAAGAAGTCGGCCGCGCGGCTTCGCGATTATACGAAGGCATGGACGGAGCATACGCCGTTTTCGCTCTACCGGACGCTGCTCTCTCCTGCCGAACGTCCGGTCTGGCTGCCGGAAGTGCTGCTCCGGGAGCTGCCTGAGGCCGTATACGCGAACACCGACAAGCTTTTCCGCAAAAAGCTTGTCGATCCCGACGATCTCGCTCCGCTGCTGTATTTGCGAAACCGCCTGCACGGCATCGAAGCGGAGCTGATGTTCGATCACACCGTGATCGACGAAGCTCAAGATTTCTCTCCGCTGCAGGTCGCGCTGCTGCAGCAGCATACGCGCAATCAGTCGTTTACGATTCTCGGCGATTTGTCGCAGGGCATCCACGCGTACCAGGGCATCGAAGCGTGGAGCGAATTCGAGGCGCTGTTCCCGGAAGAACAGCGCGGCTATTTCCAGCTCGAAAGGAGCTACCGCTCGACGATGGAAATCATTTATTTCGCGGACGAGGTGCTGAAACGTTCGCGCACCGATACGCCGCTCGCCGTGCCGGTGTTCCGCAGCGGCGACCCGGTTCGCCTCGTGAAGACGCCGGCCGGCGGCATGCACGAGGCGCTTGTCCGCGCCGCACGCGAGCTGCAGGCCGCGCAGGCGATTACAACCGTCGCCGTCATCGGGCGGACGGAGGACGATTGCGCGCAGCTGCACAGCGCGCTTAAAGCTGCCGGCCTCGAGGCCCATCTGATCGAGGCCGGGCAGATGAGCTACCAGGGCGGACTGTCGGTCGTGCCGGTATATTTGGCCAAAGGCCTCGAGTTCGACGCCGTGCTGATCGCGGATGTCGACAAGCGGCGCTACGAACCGACTCCGCAGGACGGCAAGCTGCTGTACGTCGGCTGTACGCGCGCGCTGCACGAGCTGCGGCTGTTTTACAGCGGCGAGCCGTCCGATCTGATCGCCGGTATCGAAGGCGACTTCGCCGTGCACGCATAA
- the queD gene encoding 6-carboxytetrahydropterin synthase QueD — translation MLFQYYPQVQHSFAFELNKDFHMSAAHFIPSALAGKCQHMHGHTYVINVTIAGNELDETGFLVDFKTVKQAVHDRYDHTLLNDHPEYREQFPTTEVVAREIHRSIQALLDSKSNKPQCLQVIVRETPTSYVIYRPVKNS, via the coding sequence GTGCTTTTTCAATATTATCCGCAGGTTCAGCATTCGTTTGCGTTTGAGCTGAACAAGGACTTTCATATGTCGGCGGCGCATTTTATTCCGTCCGCGCTGGCTGGCAAATGCCAGCACATGCACGGACATACGTACGTAATCAATGTGACGATCGCAGGAAACGAACTGGACGAAACGGGCTTTCTGGTCGATTTCAAAACCGTCAAACAGGCCGTTCACGACCGGTACGACCATACGCTGCTCAACGACCACCCCGAATACCGGGAACAGTTCCCGACAACGGAAGTTGTGGCCAGGGAAATTCACCGTTCGATCCAGGCTTTGCTCGATTCCAAATCAAACAAACCTCAATGCCTGCAGGTCATCGTCCGCGAAACGCCGACCAGCTACGTCATCTACCGGCCTGTGAAAAACTCATAA
- a CDS encoding ABC transporter ATP-binding protein, protein MAGGTEAERVLRTDAKQENVFWKLLSFARPFRLWLLLTIAASLVNAVADMLAGNLIREVTDKGFGGLTEFYAMILQVIVLTVVTVAAKYVMKYGAGRFSSLALRDIRETVGNHIASLPARELEKRHSGDFVSRMNNDVMMLQSYFESSLSEAVYRPLVFIGTFAYLLWLNWMLLAAAMVLIPLTIHLANKVSRPINEFTKKAQEGESRAAAVAVDAVSGVYVEKAFNLTQLMQQKYNGVTGDILEFRLKEQKQLANLAPYNMTIRLIPFLCCALLGGYLAVKGQLSAGSLFAFVYLLQFLTEPLAMVPGQIAAFRQTMVAAKRLFEILDLPVERTNGDVCKASASKSAIAFHRVAFAYNPDAPVLADVSFTIPAHKMTALVGASGGGKSTILKLICGFYEPQRGAVELYGKDLQAWDLAAARSYISLVSQEAVLFPMTVAENIALGRPGATLDEIIEAAKAAYAHEFIMKLPEGYQSMVGERGSTLSGGEKQRLSLARAVLKDAPILLLDEPTSALDAESETYVQEAFLRITKGRTVLVIAHRLSTIRSADEVMVLHQGVIAERGTHEELLARNGLYTNLYVNQIAESEGGNADEREAACKR, encoded by the coding sequence ATGGCTGGCGGGACGGAAGCGGAAAGGGTGTTACGAACGGATGCAAAGCAAGAAAACGTTTTTTGGAAGCTGCTCTCCTTCGCGAGACCTTTTCGTCTATGGCTCCTGCTGACCATCGCGGCTTCTCTGGTCAACGCGGTTGCGGACATGCTGGCCGGAAACCTGATTCGCGAAGTGACCGACAAAGGATTCGGCGGCTTGACCGAATTTTACGCAATGATTTTGCAGGTTATCGTTCTGACGGTCGTCACGGTTGCCGCGAAATATGTAATGAAATACGGCGCGGGAAGATTCAGCTCGCTGGCATTGCGGGATATTAGGGAAACCGTGGGCAATCATATCGCAAGCCTGCCTGCAAGGGAGCTGGAAAAACGCCATTCGGGGGATTTTGTCTCCAGGATGAACAACGATGTGATGATGCTGCAATCTTATTTTGAAAGCAGCTTGTCCGAAGCCGTCTATCGCCCGCTTGTTTTCATCGGCACGTTCGCTTATTTGCTGTGGCTCAATTGGATGCTGCTGGCAGCTGCGATGGTGCTGATTCCGCTGACGATTCACTTGGCGAACAAGGTAAGCCGCCCGATCAACGAATTCACGAAAAAGGCGCAGGAAGGAGAAAGCAGAGCAGCGGCCGTCGCCGTCGATGCGGTGAGCGGCGTTTATGTGGAAAAAGCGTTTAATTTAACGCAGCTGATGCAGCAAAAATATAACGGTGTGACCGGAGATATTTTGGAATTCAGGTTAAAGGAACAGAAGCAGCTGGCGAATCTGGCGCCGTATAACATGACGATCCGCCTCATCCCTTTCTTGTGCTGCGCCTTGTTAGGCGGGTATCTCGCAGTGAAGGGGCAGCTGTCGGCCGGCAGTTTGTTTGCGTTCGTTTATTTGCTGCAGTTTCTGACCGAGCCGCTGGCGATGGTTCCCGGTCAAATCGCCGCATTCCGGCAAACGATGGTCGCGGCCAAGCGGTTGTTTGAAATCCTGGATCTTCCCGTTGAACGTACGAACGGAGACGTATGTAAGGCGTCCGCCTCTAAGTCGGCCATCGCTTTTCATCGAGTCGCTTTCGCTTATAATCCGGATGCTCCCGTGCTGGCCGATGTCAGTTTTACGATTCCGGCCCATAAAATGACAGCCCTGGTCGGAGCGAGCGGCGGCGGCAAAAGTACGATATTGAAGCTGATTTGCGGTTTTTATGAGCCGCAGCGGGGGGCAGTCGAACTGTACGGCAAAGATTTGCAAGCATGGGATCTGGCCGCGGCACGTTCGTACATTTCGCTCGTTTCCCAGGAGGCTGTCTTGTTTCCGATGACGGTGGCGGAAAACATAGCGCTCGGAAGGCCCGGCGCGACGCTGGACGAAATCATCGAAGCGGCGAAAGCGGCTTATGCCCACGAATTTATTATGAAGCTGCCCGAAGGTTACCAAAGCATGGTCGGTGAAAGAGGCAGCACGCTGTCCGGAGGGGAAAAACAGCGGCTGTCGCTGGCACGCGCCGTGCTGAAAGATGCGCCGATCCTGCTGCTTGACGAACCTACCTCTGCGCTCGACGCGGAGTCGGAAACGTATGTTCAGGAGGCGTTTCTTCGCATCACGAAAGGACGCACCGTACTCGTGATCGCTCACAGACTGTCCACGATCCGCTCGGCCGACGAGGTCATGGTGCTGCATCAAGGCGTTATCGCCGAAAGAGGCACACACGAAGAGCTGCTTGCAAGAAACGGCTTGTATACGAACCTGTACGTAAACCAGATTGCCGAATCGGAAGGGGGGAACGCCGATGAACGCGAGGCGGCTTGCAAACGGTGA